A single genomic interval of Gouania willdenowi chromosome 22, fGouWil2.1, whole genome shotgun sequence harbors:
- the yy1a gene encoding transcriptional repressor protein YY1a: MASGDTLYIETDGTEMPAEIVELHEIEVETIETTVVGEDGEHQQMIALQPLDDPHSLHPHQEVILVQTREEVVGEDDSELHTDDGYDDQILIPVPAVEEDYIEQTLVTVAGKSSSSGRVRRAGTGKKAGKKSYLSGGEMGRKWEQKQVQIKTLEGEFSVTMWASDDKKDIDHEEQIVGENSPPDYSEYMTGKKLPPGGIPGIDLSDPKQLAEFARMKPRKVKEDDAPRTIACPHKGCTKMFRDNSAMRKHLHTHGPRVHVCAECGKAFVESSKLKRHQLVHTGEKPFQCTFEGCGKRFSLDFNLRTHVRIHTGDRPYVCPFDGCNKKFAQSTNLKSHILTHAKAKNNQ; encoded by the exons ATGGCGTCCGGGGACACCCTGTACATAGAAACGGACGGGACTGAAATGCCAGCGGAGATAGTTGAACTGCACGAAATCGAGGTAGAGACAATCGAGACCACGGTGGTGGGAGAGGACGGAGAGCACCAGCAGATGATCGCCTTACAGCCGCTGGACGACCCGCACTCCCTGCATCCGCACCAAGAAGTCATTCTGGTGCAAACCAGGGAGGAGGTGGTCGGAGAGGACGACTCAGAGCTGCACACGGATGATGGTTACGACGACCAGATCCTCATCCCGGTGCCCGCCGTGGAAGAGGACTATATCGAACAGACTCTGGTTACCGTGGCCGGGAAAAGCTCGTCCTCAGGCCGAGTGAGGCGGGCTGGCACCGGGAAGAAAGCGGGCAAAAAGAGCTATCTGAGCGGCGGAGAGATGGGCAGGAAGTGGGAGCAGAAGCAGGTGCAGATAAAGACTCTGGAGGGGGAGTTTTCAGTCACTATGTGGGCTTCGG ATGATAAGAAGGACATCGACCACGAGGAGCAGATTGTGGGAGAAAACTCGCCGCCCGATTATTCCGAATACATGACGGGGAAGAAACTTCCTCCTGGAGGAATCCCAGGCATCGACCTGTCCGACCCCAAACAGCTGGCAGAGTTTGCACG aATGAAGCCAAGAAAAGTAAAAGAAGACGACGCTCCCAGGACGATAGCGTGTCCACATAAA GGATGTACGAAGATGTTCAGGGACAACTCAGCGATGAGgaaacacctacacacacacgggCCTCGCGTGCACGTTTGTGCCGAGTGCGGCAAAGCGTTTGTGGAGAGTTCAAAACTGAAGAGACATCAGCTCGTTCACACGGGAGAAAAACCTTTCCAG TGCACATTTGAAGGCTGTGGGAAGAGGTTTTCTCTGGACTTTAACTTACGCACACACGTCCGTATTCACACCGGCGACCGCCCGTACGTGTGTCCCTTTGACGGCTGCAACAAAAAATTTGCCCAGTCCACTAACCTGAAGTCGCACATCCTCACACACGCCAAAGCCAAAAACAACCAGTGA
- the tpp1 gene encoding tripeptidyl-peptidase 1, whose amino-acid sequence MNTVLAFSIPLLFSSMVWSGYLEYDQDVLIPGDWSRVGRVDPTQELELTFALKQQNIDLLEKILLLVSDPDSPQYGKHLSLQEVADLVRPSELTQKLVRGWLQSHGITNCSTVHTRDFLQCSMTSAVAETLLPGSRFYRYVREGQSVIRSSAPYSVHSEVQQHLDFVGGLHRLPPKGPSVSTEQQSSKAGFHLGVTPSILRERYNLTSHDVGSAENNSQAVAQFLEQYYHPADLAEFMGMFGGSFEHLSQVDKVIGTQGAGKAGLEASLDVEYIMSTGANISTWFFTNPGRHESQEPFLQWMVLLSNMSDLPWVHTISYGDDEDSLSTSYMMRINAEFMKAGVRGISLLFASGDSGAGCRHMGKGQNCFRPSFPASSPYVTTVGGTSFKNPFKVTYEVTDYISGGGFSNVFEMPDYQVTAVKKYLQTAAADLPPQAYFNVSGRAYPDIAALSDNYWVVSNRVPIPWVSGTSASTPVVGGMLSLINDQRLLKGLPTLGFLNPRLYKLQGRALFDVTEGCHLSCLDEQVQGKGFCAAPSWDPVTGWGTPDFASLQGFLSE is encoded by the exons ATTGGCATTTTCCATCCCCTTGTTATTCAGCTCCATGGTCTGGAGTGGATACCTGGAATATGACCAAGATGTGCT GATACCTGGAGACTGGTCCCGTGTGGGTCGGGTTGATCCTACACAGGAACTGGAACTGACCTTTGCTCTGAAGCAGCAGAACATTGATCTGCTGGAAAAAATTCTACTTCTGGTGTCAGATCCTGACTCGCCTCAATATG gTAAACACCTCAGTCTGCAGGAAGTGGCTGATCTTGTGCGCCCCTCTGAGCTGACGCAGAAGTTGGTGCGTGGTTGGCTGCAGAGTCACGGGATCACAAACTGCTCCACTGTTCATACTCGGGACTTTTTGCAATGCAGCATGACATCAGC GGTTGCTGAGACGCTCCTACCAGGAAGTCGTTTCTATCGTTATGTCAGAGAGGGTCAGTCTGTGATCAGGTCCTCAGCTCCGTATTCTGTCCACAGTGAAGTACAGCAGCACCTGGACTTTG TTGGGGGTCTCCATCGTCTCCCCCCTAAAGGGCCGAGCGTCAGCACTGAGCAGCAGAGCTCTAAAGCGGGGTTTCACCTCGGGGTCACTCCTTCCATCCTGAGGGAACGTTATAACCTGACCTCACATGATGTGGGATCAGCTGAGAACAACAGTCAGGCTGTAGCTCAG TTCTTGGAGCAGTATTACCATCCTGCTGACTTGGCAGAGTTCATGGGAATGTTTGGTGGGAGCTTTGAGCACCTTTCACAAGTAGATAAGGTTATTGGGACCCAGGGAGCGGGTAAAGCTGGACTGGAGGCCAGTTTGGATGTGGAGTACATCATGAGCACAGGGGCAAACATCTCCACCTGGTTCTTCACCAATCCAG GTCGACATGAGTCTCAGGAACCGTTCCTCCAGTGGATGGTTCTGCTCAGTAACATGTCCGACCTACCGTGGGTTCACACGATCAGTTACGGAGACGACGAGGACAGCCTGTCAACGTCCTACATGATGCGCATCAACGCAGAGTTCATGAAGGCCGGCGTCAGAGGAATCTCACTGCTCTTTGCTTCTG GTGACAGTGGAGCAGGATGCAGACACATGGGGAAAGGACAGAACTGCTTCAGGCCCAGTTTTCCAGCCTCCAG cCCATATGTGACCACGGTTGGAGGAACGTCCTTCAAAAACCCGTTCAAGGTCACCTATGAGGTCACAGATTACATCAGCGGCGGAGGCTTCAGCAACGTCTTTGAGATGCCAGACTACCAG GTCACTGCAGTGAAAAAGTATCTGCAGACGGCAGCAGCAGACCTTCCTCCTCAGGCCTATTTCAACGTTAGTGGCAGAGCCTACCCTGACATCGCTGCACTGTCTGATAACTACTGGGTGGTCAGCAACAGAGTGCCCATCCCCTGGGTCTCTGGGACGTCG gCATCAACGCCTGTGGTCGGAGGAATGCTTTCCCTCATCAACGACCAGCGTTTGTTGAAAGGTCTGCCAACACTCGGCTTCCTCAACCCTCGCCTCTACAAACTCCAGGGACGAGCTCTGTTTGAC GTGACTGAAGGCTGCCACCTCAGCTGTCTGGACGAGCAGGTCCAGGGAAAAGGATTCTGTGCGGCTCCATCGTGGGACCCGGTCACCGGTTGGGGGACGCCAGACTTTGCCTCCCTGCAGGGATTCCTCTCTGAGTAA